The Seleniivibrio woodruffii genome window below encodes:
- a CDS encoding sensor histidine kinase, with translation MTEKDHLDFLSAKADHLQAEKNNTLKALEAICSARSFNVSLNKLEDHNLILESAFNKMLTLARFKNAGFMLVDENTGSFTPSMFFPQEDKDLLLGEIERLITDGTFAMAVKSNNTTVIKSRELRSHVLLHAMSTVSRTRGLFIGQLSTPKEEIPDAVFFLVTLVMNETAHQLESFELYNRNKETNRMLSESVRRLEASEQKLRNFNEKLEAEVYNRTKELKATNDLLENEVSERKKIEKLLLQQKEALQELNETLESRVAVETENRRKSERILHEQSKLAAMGQMMKAVSHQWRQPLNALGMIIQDLLDEYDEHGISKDYLIKNVDKSLKLVMHMSSTIDDFSALVRSDFEKDSFDLVTAVREVISLVESQYNGQGIFFEIESAESCDKNLNPEGIIVCGDSGMFKQIMINLLSNSKDAILQRLESGRAEHGLITIRMSCGGETAKVDIEDNGGGIPEEIIDRVFEPYFTTKRQGKGTGIGLYISRLIVQEQMRGVIEARNSFNGAVFTLHLPTRTD, from the coding sequence ATGACAGAAAAAGATCATCTGGACTTTCTTTCTGCAAAAGCTGACCACTTACAGGCCGAGAAGAACAACACCCTGAAAGCCCTTGAAGCGATATGTTCCGCAAGAAGCTTCAACGTCAGCCTGAACAAGCTGGAAGACCACAACCTTATCCTTGAGAGCGCATTCAACAAAATGCTCACCCTTGCAAGGTTCAAAAACGCAGGCTTTATGCTTGTGGACGAGAACACCGGAAGTTTCACCCCTTCAATGTTCTTTCCGCAGGAGGACAAAGACCTCCTTCTGGGCGAAATTGAAAGGCTCATAACCGACGGTACTTTTGCAATGGCCGTAAAATCCAACAACACCACCGTAATAAAAAGCCGTGAACTGAGAAGCCATGTACTTCTCCATGCAATGTCCACCGTATCGCGCACCAGAGGCCTTTTCATAGGTCAGCTGAGCACCCCGAAAGAGGAGATACCCGATGCGGTATTTTTCCTTGTCACCCTCGTTATGAACGAAACGGCGCATCAGCTTGAAAGTTTCGAGCTTTACAACCGCAATAAAGAGACGAACAGAATGCTCTCCGAGAGCGTCAGAAGGCTCGAAGCATCGGAACAGAAGCTGAGAAATTTCAACGAAAAGCTGGAAGCCGAAGTTTACAACCGCACAAAAGAGCTGAAAGCCACCAACGACCTTCTGGAAAACGAGGTCTCCGAGCGCAAGAAGATTGAAAAACTGCTGCTCCAGCAGAAAGAGGCTCTTCAGGAACTGAACGAAACTCTGGAAAGCCGTGTGGCTGTGGAAACTGAAAACCGCCGCAAAAGCGAACGCATACTCCACGAGCAGAGCAAGCTGGCCGCCATGGGGCAGATGATGAAAGCTGTTTCCCATCAGTGGCGTCAGCCGCTGAACGCACTGGGAATGATAATTCAGGATCTGCTGGACGAATACGACGAGCACGGCATCTCAAAAGATTATCTGATAAAGAACGTGGACAAAAGCCTCAAACTGGTGATGCATATGTCCTCCACCATAGACGATTTCAGCGCACTGGTGCGCTCGGATTTCGAAAAGGACTCCTTCGACCTTGTGACAGCCGTAAGGGAGGTCATATCTCTGGTTGAAAGCCAGTACAACGGGCAGGGAATTTTCTTCGAAATTGAAAGTGCAGAAAGCTGCGACAAGAACCTGAACCCGGAGGGAATAATTGTCTGCGGCGACAGCGGAATGTTCAAGCAGATAATGATAAACCTGCTGTCCAACTCAAAGGATGCCATCCTTCAGAGACTGGAAAGCGGCAGGGCAGAACACGGCCTGATAACCATAAGGATGAGCTGCGGCGGCGAAACCGCCAAAGTCGACATAGAGGATAACGGCGGGGGCATACCCGAAGAGATCATCGACAGGGTGTTCGAGCCGTATTTCACCACAAAAAGACAGGGCAAAGGCACCGGAATCGGGCTGTATATCTCCCGGCTGATCGTTCAGGAACAGATGCGTGGGGTTATCGAGGCCAGAAACAGCTTTAACGGGGCGGTCTTCACTCTGCATCTTCCCACACGGACAGACTGA
- a CDS encoding HDOD domain-containing protein, producing MGLIYIDDLKPGMKLEHDLICPNGRFLLSSGSVLEEKHIRIARSWGITEAYVVGMDRETLNLEAQSAFSPEVVEPVDQYLSLIFKYADLSVPAMHEIHRIKRLMLCKLVEQKGVQALPKPSSVPEARLPKGFVKGAVTAESIVEKEVGLASFPDIYYKIKDVLSNPASSASHMADVVEKDTSLSAKLLKIVNSAFYSFPSRIDSIRRAITIIGTKELGTLAVGISAIEAFKGIPVELTNMKKFWRHSIACGVFARLLGTHIDEVSTERLFVSGLLHDIGRLVIFRTLPEESAYTLFLAHKLNKSLADIEYEVLGFDHSDVGALLLEKWKFPTQLVKNVKFHHGVKNVHIEASITSAADCMAVTFGSPVTSSFIAPSISKDVWDSLGISTSVIANVVTQSERQIEEIEDAFFG from the coding sequence ATGGGACTAATCTATATTGATGACCTGAAACCCGGTATGAAGCTGGAACATGATCTGATTTGCCCTAACGGACGCTTTCTGCTCAGTTCAGGCTCCGTGCTGGAAGAGAAACACATCAGGATAGCCCGCTCATGGGGTATCACCGAGGCTTATGTCGTCGGAATGGACAGGGAGACGCTCAATCTGGAAGCGCAATCCGCTTTCAGCCCTGAGGTTGTCGAACCTGTCGACCAATACCTCTCGCTCATTTTTAAATATGCCGACCTCTCCGTTCCCGCCATGCACGAGATACACAGGATAAAACGCCTGATGCTCTGCAAACTGGTTGAACAGAAGGGTGTGCAGGCTCTTCCCAAACCGTCTTCGGTTCCGGAGGCCAGACTTCCCAAAGGATTTGTTAAAGGTGCGGTCACAGCCGAATCCATCGTCGAAAAAGAGGTGGGGCTGGCATCGTTTCCGGATATCTACTATAAAATCAAAGACGTTCTGTCGAACCCCGCAAGCTCCGCTTCACACATGGCGGACGTGGTTGAAAAGGACACGAGCCTTTCGGCAAAACTCCTTAAAATAGTCAACAGCGCATTCTACAGCTTCCCATCCAGAATAGATTCCATCCGAAGAGCCATAACCATCATCGGCACTAAGGAACTGGGCACACTCGCAGTGGGCATCTCCGCAATAGAGGCCTTCAAAGGCATCCCTGTGGAGCTGACCAACATGAAAAAATTCTGGCGGCACTCAATAGCATGCGGCGTTTTCGCCCGCCTGCTCGGAACCCATATCGACGAGGTATCCACAGAGCGGCTGTTCGTCTCCGGCCTGCTCCACGACATAGGCCGCCTTGTCATCTTCAGAACCCTTCCGGAGGAATCCGCATACACTCTTTTCCTTGCCCACAAGCTGAACAAGAGCCTTGCGGATATAGAATATGAAGTGCTCGGGTTCGACCACTCGGATGTGGGCGCACTGCTCCTTGAAAAATGGAAATTCCCGACCCAACTGGTCAAAAACGTAAAATTTCATCACGGAGTCAAAAACGTTCATATAGAAGCATCGATAACTTCCGCCGCAGACTGCATGGCGGTAACCTTCGGCTCACCCGTTACCAGTTCGTTCATTGCCCCTTCAATATCAAAAGATGTCTGGGATTCGCTGGGGATCTCAACTTCTGTAATTGCCAACGTCGTAACCCAGTCTGAAAGGCAGATCGAAGAAATCGAAGATGCATTTTTCGGGTGA
- a CDS encoding ABC transporter substrate-binding protein, which yields MYTKYVFLLIFVLISAAGCSRGNEKIDVGFIGTLSGRYSDIGQDALKGIMLAMSDLNMENDINLIIHDDMGVPADGVSALSRLSEKKVKYVLGPSISAVAEGIVPLLNKSKLYMFSPTVSTTDLAGKDDRFFRLLPHNNIKQTDGISEYLVKKLSIKDMVIIYDARNSAYSTDIVKNMTASFTRAGGTVRDIRALNPESGESMQALISPDRDNPPQMYYLITSSLDSALLIWQIKKAGYPSKLSVRAWAASNEFFRLGGQAIEGAYIFDYYIDSGSPAYKDFRKRYIERFTTEPTWMSVHGYDSGMIFFSGFKSIEKGTTFKEAIIRNTDKVRILKGAEIDEYGDAHLPLHAYIIRSGRIVRLGTSQ from the coding sequence ATGTACACAAAGTATGTCTTCCTGCTTATTTTCGTTCTTATATCCGCTGCGGGATGCAGCAGGGGAAACGAAAAAATTGATGTGGGTTTCATCGGTACGCTTTCAGGCAGATACTCGGATATTGGTCAGGATGCCCTGAAGGGTATTATGTTGGCTATGTCGGATCTGAACATGGAAAACGACATTAATCTTATAATTCATGACGATATGGGTGTTCCGGCCGACGGTGTCAGCGCACTTTCACGACTAAGCGAAAAAAAGGTCAAATATGTTTTAGGCCCAAGCATAAGCGCTGTCGCCGAAGGAATTGTCCCGCTTCTTAACAAAAGCAAGCTCTACATGTTCAGCCCGACAGTGAGCACAACGGATCTGGCGGGAAAGGACGACAGATTCTTCCGGCTCCTCCCCCACAACAACATAAAGCAGACCGACGGCATATCCGAATATCTCGTAAAAAAACTCAGCATAAAAGACATGGTCATTATATACGATGCACGCAACAGCGCATATTCCACTGATATCGTCAAAAACATGACGGCATCCTTCACCAGAGCCGGCGGCACTGTGCGCGACATAAGGGCGCTGAACCCCGAATCCGGCGAAAGCATGCAGGCTCTCATAAGTCCCGACAGGGATAATCCGCCGCAAATGTATTATCTGATAACCTCCTCCCTCGATTCCGCACTCCTCATCTGGCAGATAAAGAAGGCCGGCTATCCGTCAAAACTTTCCGTCAGGGCGTGGGCTGCCAGCAACGAATTTTTCCGTCTTGGCGGTCAGGCCATTGAAGGCGCATATATTTTCGACTATTATATCGATTCCGGATCTCCCGCCTACAAAGACTTCCGCAAAAGATACATTGAAAGGTTCACAACCGAACCCACATGGATGAGTGTCCACGGATACGACTCCGGAATGATATTCTTCTCCGGTTTTAAAAGCATAGAGAAGGGCACAACCTTCAAAGAGGCGATAATCCGCAACACAGACAAGGTGCGGATACTCAAAGGCGCAGAGATCGACGAATACGGCGACGCACATCTGCCCCTGCACGCATATATCATAAGATCAGGCCGGATAGTCCGGCTGGGAACATCTCAGTGA
- a CDS encoding hybrid sensor histidine kinase/response regulator — protein MSFNRFRLAVVSAEPDSLFSDRRPYYDLFSPENVNLIPTQPFDLVIIDARKGHSFPDRDSIDIHLGGANLMFVSETFDTVKKNSLSGGMPAFFAQPPVTYSEILSAAGPIADLRSRMEEKNLYEDFIEHSDSIIIRMDSTGRIDYVNRAAEVFYGKNTDEILTRTILDFTYPEDIKPTARILNEWSVEGVSAASFENRQKDSAGRIKNILWSVSIHYNQEGLVSNVYCIGKDVTPLRTAQKNAETETERAKKYLESAASLFFVLDEHGTIIRANSKALAFLGDREEAAIGTNFLDNYIPASQKERAAELFVNPEKQSRIAVVPALYQGGTEREILWNVSYITEQNNTLTVIAAGEDLTDILNIEKALRERELALRKILDASRDMILLVDRQANILDCNVQFLILAGTKRQTTPGTCLWDILKDIPLIRQEFEKAVANKRHIRTEARFFGGIYEVSISPIVEDGAITSMVVSARDITAKRQSEMFASMNEKRNRSLAILGQMYEAEFEEILEYALDSAVEQTESKEGAISIMDREAGGLRLVASLDQQKKNVYSLQESVFIKNDSIPGLEKVLAENEPYIGTDGRNTMIIPLMAQGGVSLILCLGGKETPYTTNESIGLIHFMEGVWRLKERKDAEEEINRLNAELEKKVEQRTAELRASENRFRAAFESSANGMAITTITGEVIQVNRALEKMLGYGRGEMDRKLSSSFLHPDYADASAKLISTLLSGEKPNYYTINKYIHKKGHVVTASVSAALAYDENNTPMYIVAQLVDITEAERTKAERDRIFEHSLDIICIVDFKGMIRYVNRAFETTFGKRLQAIEKKYFLEFFSKDEAVNAADFLIRLVQGQDISDYESRHLSEDGRTVWLSWYATADRDNGLIFTIARDITDRKKYENELKQSKEKAEKADMAKSEFLANMSHEIRTPLNAVIGFSELLEARVKDIKARSYIKSIKTSGRALLNLINDILDISKLEAKAARVSPAPSNLRQLINDTVSMFALKSATKGVSISSSVDRSVPAALILDGARLRQILLNLVGNAVKFTEKGFVKITAFATPLADGRLDLRITVSDTGIGIPESDFQTIFEPFRQRDDHNINRYGGTGLGLSISLKLAQIMGGTITVTSQVGKGSEFTLYLPGTKEAESTYTEMPDIISMTFKPARVLIVDDDEMSRNILREMYERCGLTVLEAQNGNAATLIAEEIIPSLIVMDIRMPDMDGFETAVRLKENPLTANIPLIALTAAHEETNRGGIFSDFLMKPADFAHLMQVTAKYLPTVVGAHSKPKKLPDLPPEEMISELFANKEKMPEIITMVSNRVPAVDMDFAHKLADMMYLEGQKAENSVIISLSGYLKTCIDNMEIDKIRKLLSLMHEKAKES, from the coding sequence ATGTCTTTCAACAGGTTCAGACTGGCTGTTGTTTCTGCCGAACCGGATTCCCTCTTTTCAGACCGACGCCCGTACTATGACCTTTTTTCCCCTGAAAACGTTAACCTGATACCCACCCAGCCATTCGACCTTGTTATCATTGATGCCAGAAAAGGACACTCCTTCCCCGACAGGGACAGCATCGACATTCATCTCGGCGGCGCAAATCTGATGTTCGTATCGGAAACCTTTGACACCGTCAAAAAAAACTCTCTCTCAGGCGGCATGCCGGCATTCTTTGCCCAGCCCCCCGTGACCTACAGCGAGATACTCTCAGCCGCAGGCCCCATAGCCGACCTGCGCTCCCGAATGGAAGAAAAAAACCTTTACGAAGATTTCATAGAGCATTCCGACAGCATTATAATCCGGATGGACAGCACCGGACGGATTGACTATGTGAACCGTGCGGCCGAGGTTTTCTACGGAAAGAACACCGACGAGATACTGACACGCACGATACTGGACTTCACCTATCCGGAAGACATAAAGCCAACCGCCAGAATACTCAACGAATGGAGTGTCGAGGGTGTCTCCGCCGCCTCTTTCGAAAACAGGCAGAAGGATTCGGCAGGCAGAATAAAGAACATTCTCTGGAGCGTAAGCATCCACTACAATCAGGAAGGTCTGGTCAGCAACGTTTACTGCATTGGCAAGGACGTGACCCCTCTCAGAACAGCCCAGAAGAACGCCGAAACCGAGACCGAACGGGCAAAAAAATATCTGGAATCCGCCGCCAGCCTTTTCTTTGTTCTGGATGAGCATGGAACCATCATAAGAGCCAACTCCAAAGCACTGGCGTTTCTGGGAGACCGGGAAGAGGCGGCGATAGGAACCAATTTTCTGGACAATTATATTCCTGCCAGCCAGAAGGAAAGAGCCGCCGAACTGTTCGTTAACCCGGAGAAACAGAGCCGCATAGCCGTTGTGCCTGCGCTCTATCAGGGCGGAACCGAACGGGAGATACTCTGGAACGTATCCTATATCACCGAGCAGAACAACACTCTGACAGTCATAGCCGCAGGTGAGGATCTCACAGATATCCTGAACATTGAGAAGGCTCTGAGAGAACGGGAGCTGGCACTCCGGAAGATTCTGGATGCCTCACGGGATATGATCCTGCTTGTTGACAGACAGGCGAATATTCTGGACTGCAACGTCCAGTTTCTCATTCTGGCAGGTACGAAACGCCAGACAACACCGGGAACCTGCCTCTGGGATATTCTGAAAGATATTCCGCTTATCCGGCAGGAATTTGAAAAAGCTGTGGCCAACAAGCGGCACATACGCACCGAGGCCCGCTTCTTCGGCGGGATATATGAGGTGAGCATCAGCCCCATAGTTGAAGACGGCGCAATAACCAGCATGGTGGTGTCCGCCAGAGACATCACCGCCAAGCGTCAGTCGGAAATGTTCGCCAGCATGAACGAAAAGCGCAACCGCTCCCTTGCGATACTCGGCCAGATGTATGAGGCGGAGTTTGAAGAAATTCTGGAATACGCTCTGGACAGTGCCGTTGAGCAGACAGAGAGCAAAGAGGGCGCAATAAGCATCATGGACAGAGAGGCGGGCGGACTTCGCCTTGTGGCTTCTCTGGATCAGCAGAAAAAGAACGTCTACTCTCTTCAGGAGTCGGTTTTCATTAAGAACGATTCCATTCCAGGTCTTGAAAAGGTTCTGGCAGAAAACGAACCCTACATAGGCACGGACGGCAGGAACACCATGATAATCCCGCTAATGGCGCAGGGAGGGGTGAGCCTCATTCTGTGTCTGGGCGGCAAGGAAACTCCATACACCACCAACGAATCCATAGGTCTGATACATTTCATGGAGGGCGTCTGGAGGCTGAAAGAGCGTAAGGACGCAGAGGAGGAGATAAACAGGCTGAACGCCGAACTGGAAAAGAAAGTGGAACAGCGCACGGCGGAGCTCAGAGCCAGCGAAAACAGATTCCGTGCGGCTTTCGAATCATCCGCAAACGGAATGGCCATCACAACCATAACCGGAGAGGTGATTCAGGTTAACAGGGCACTGGAGAAGATGCTGGGCTACGGCAGGGGAGAGATGGACAGAAAACTGTCGTCAAGCTTCCTGCATCCGGACTATGCGGATGCATCCGCAAAACTCATCAGTACGCTCCTTTCCGGCGAAAAACCGAACTATTACACCATCAATAAATATATTCATAAGAAAGGCCATGTGGTCACAGCATCCGTAAGTGCTGCACTGGCCTATGATGAAAACAACACACCCATGTACATCGTCGCTCAGCTGGTGGACATCACCGAAGCCGAGCGCACCAAAGCCGAAAGGGACAGAATATTCGAACACAGCCTCGATATAATCTGCATCGTGGATTTCAAAGGGATGATTAGGTACGTCAACAGGGCGTTTGAAACAACATTCGGCAAGAGACTTCAGGCCATAGAAAAAAAATATTTCCTTGAATTTTTTTCAAAGGACGAGGCCGTCAATGCTGCGGATTTCCTCATCAGACTTGTTCAGGGACAGGACATAAGCGACTATGAAAGCAGGCATCTGTCGGAAGACGGCAGAACAGTCTGGCTCTCTTGGTATGCAACAGCCGACAGGGACAACGGGCTTATCTTCACCATCGCGAGGGATATAACCGACCGCAAAAAATATGAGAACGAACTGAAACAGTCAAAAGAAAAAGCAGAGAAAGCGGACATGGCAAAAAGCGAGTTCCTCGCCAACATGAGCCACGAGATCCGAACCCCGCTGAACGCAGTCATAGGTTTCAGCGAACTGCTTGAGGCCAGAGTAAAGGACATCAAGGCACGCTCCTACATAAAATCCATAAAAACCAGCGGCAGGGCACTGCTGAACCTCATAAACGACATCCTCGACATATCGAAACTGGAGGCGAAGGCCGCCAGAGTGAGCCCTGCACCATCGAATCTTCGACAGCTGATAAACGACACAGTCAGCATGTTCGCCCTGAAATCCGCTACAAAAGGGGTCAGCATATCCAGCAGTGTGGACAGATCCGTTCCGGCGGCACTCATTCTGGACGGCGCAAGACTCCGCCAGATACTTCTGAATCTGGTGGGCAATGCAGTAAAATTCACTGAAAAGGGTTTTGTTAAGATAACAGCATTCGCAACCCCTCTGGCCGACGGCAGGCTGGATCTGCGCATAACTGTTTCCGACACCGGAATAGGCATCCCCGAATCCGACTTCCAGACCATCTTCGAACCCTTCCGCCAAAGGGACGACCACAACATAAACCGCTACGGCGGAACCGGACTGGGACTCTCCATATCCCTTAAACTGGCTCAGATAATGGGCGGAACCATAACCGTGACCAGTCAGGTGGGCAAAGGGTCAGAGTTCACCCTTTACCTGCCCGGCACAAAAGAGGCCGAATCAACCTACACCGAGATGCCGGACATTATCTCGATGACATTCAAACCCGCCAGAGTGCTGATTGTTGACGACGACGAGATGAGCAGGAATATCCTTCGGGAGATGTATGAACGGTGCGGGCTGACCGTTCTGGAAGCACAGAACGGAAACGCCGCCACCCTCATTGCAGAGGAGATAATCCCTTCGCTTATAGTAATGGATATCCGCATGCCCGACATGGACGGATTTGAAACCGCTGTCAGGCTGAAAGAAAATCCGCTTACGGCCAACATTCCATTGATAGCCCTCACAGCGGCGCACGAAGAAACCAACAGGGGCGGAATTTTCAGCGATTTCCTTATGAAGCCTGCTGATTTTGCCCACCTTATGCAGGTCACAGCCAAGTACCTACCTACAGTGGTAGGCGCACATTCAAAACCTAAAAAACTTCCGGATCTTCCGCCGGAGGAAATGATCAGCGAACTTTTTGCAAATAAAGAGAAAATGCCCGAAATAATAACCATGGTGTCTAACAGAGTGCCGGCAGTCGACATGGACTTTGCTCACAAACTGGCTGATATGATGTATTTAGAAGGGCAAAAAGCGGAAAACAGCGTTATAATTTCATTGTCGGGTTATCTAAAAACATGTATAGATAATATGGAAATTGACAAAATAAGAAAATTATTGAGCCTGATGCACGAAAAAGCAAAAGAGAGCTGA
- a CDS encoding PAS domain S-box protein, whose product MKPNKSLSRLFLVSFSLFLLLPLAAVVVIFLLNSYSSQEDSVSNRLNVIASSLTDRISSKLENPYKFLETVAEMTQEYGHEEPQMNSMLISGIKSFQIFEAIYILDSKGRILLFDSAYYKSYNKNDFIGIPLPEIATGTIADTKWSRAAISPLSNNMVVRAVVPFDGGYIVGDIGTDFISEMLAESVPDTNTVISITAPDGKIIASSIRSVTGSLANHPLLRHTGSFDPMMLKYKYMNEDRVGTIKTLKTPGWFLLYEQTAASAFVYFTQILTMNILSVVVLLAFSVFILFFIRAKLIVPMRLLTERSEMISQGMFIQFKDSEKGVFKELRTLYDSFEKMMITIDRREKELRDKEEYLRSVFDSTTTTGILIISMDDEPIIMDANVGTQIIFGYKLSELLGLPTAALIKELGNELSEMCKESRRTDVMVTKQLEMVKKNGLNFPVLCSVYPLFGSNGHIQGFICVCIDITEITRVQSELESEKERLDVTLRSIGEGVVAADKFGRITLVNSSAENILGQKYRFILGHNINEVLQVYDYETGKSLTERITDLSPKSNRTFRANMVTKDAGVITVFITSSAMTNNRGEIIGSVYVFRDITDRMKMEQELISRKKMLEDINKSLEKRVQEETEKRRKNEQMLFEQAKFAAMGQMISAIAHQWRQPLNALALYVQDIEDAHDSGEVDRNYLVSFASNAMRLIDHMSSTIDDFRNFFHSANSTEKVDVPSVILESLSLVTTQMRSQMINYKVQIKSGDKEQIYENRIPEDYTPINDITLNIFSSELKQVLLNIFQNAKDAIIDHRKSTGEKVGNLIITVTYKSDRLKIDIENDGGNIPEDTLSRIFDPYFTTKPEGEGTGIGLYMSKIIIEDHMDGLLVAQNTKTGALFSITLTYNN is encoded by the coding sequence GTGAAACCCAATAAATCCCTCAGCAGACTCTTCCTGGTGTCTTTCTCCCTCTTTCTTCTGCTTCCGCTGGCGGCAGTGGTCGTCATTTTCCTGCTGAACTCATACTCCAGCCAGGAGGACAGCGTAAGCAACAGGCTGAACGTAATAGCCTCGTCACTCACCGACAGAATAAGCTCCAAACTGGAAAACCCTTACAAGTTTCTGGAAACCGTGGCCGAAATGACGCAGGAATACGGCCATGAGGAACCGCAGATGAACTCCATGCTGATATCCGGCATAAAAAGTTTCCAGATTTTTGAAGCGATATACATTCTCGACAGTAAGGGAAGAATACTGCTGTTCGATTCCGCCTATTATAAAAGCTACAACAAGAACGATTTCATCGGCATCCCGCTTCCGGAAATAGCCACAGGCACAATTGCCGACACAAAGTGGAGCAGGGCGGCCATTTCGCCCCTTTCAAACAACATGGTGGTGCGGGCGGTGGTTCCCTTTGACGGAGGCTACATAGTCGGCGACATAGGTACCGATTTCATCAGCGAAATGCTGGCCGAATCGGTTCCGGACACGAACACTGTAATAAGCATTACAGCTCCGGACGGAAAGATAATCGCATCGTCAATACGCTCTGTGACGGGCAGTCTGGCAAACCACCCCCTGCTCAGGCACACCGGCAGTTTCGACCCGATGATGCTGAAATACAAATATATGAACGAGGACAGGGTCGGAACCATAAAAACCCTGAAAACCCCCGGCTGGTTCCTGCTTTACGAACAGACTGCCGCCTCGGCATTCGTCTACTTCACTCAGATTCTGACAATGAACATTCTTTCTGTGGTTGTTCTGCTGGCGTTCTCGGTGTTCATCCTGTTTTTCATAAGAGCCAAGCTGATAGTTCCCATGCGCCTGCTCACAGAGCGCAGCGAGATGATATCGCAGGGAATGTTCATACAGTTCAAGGATTCGGAAAAAGGCGTTTTCAAAGAACTGAGAACCCTTTACGACAGTTTTGAAAAAATGATGATAACCATCGACCGCAGAGAGAAGGAACTGAGGGACAAAGAGGAATATCTGCGCTCGGTGTTCGACTCCACCACGACAACGGGAATCCTGATAATCTCCATGGACGACGAACCCATAATAATGGACGCAAACGTGGGAACACAGATAATCTTCGGCTATAAGCTTTCCGAGCTTCTCGGCCTGCCCACCGCCGCTCTGATAAAAGAGCTGGGCAACGAGCTTTCGGAGATGTGCAAAGAGAGCCGCCGCACAGATGTCATGGTCACAAAACAGCTGGAGATGGTGAAAAAGAACGGGCTCAACTTCCCTGTGCTCTGTTCTGTTTATCCTCTGTTCGGTTCTAACGGACATATTCAGGGATTTATCTGCGTATGCATTGATATAACCGAGATAACCCGTGTGCAGAGCGAGCTTGAGAGCGAGAAGGAACGTCTTGACGTTACCCTGCGCAGTATCGGCGAGGGCGTGGTTGCGGCGGACAAGTTCGGCCGCATAACACTTGTAAACAGCAGTGCTGAGAATATTCTCGGCCAGAAATACAGATTTATCCTGGGACACAACATAAACGAAGTGCTTCAGGTTTACGACTATGAGACCGGAAAATCCCTCACAGAGAGGATCACCGATCTTTCCCCGAAATCCAACCGCACCTTCAGGGCGAACATGGTCACCAAGGATGCAGGAGTGATAACCGTTTTCATAACCTCCTCCGCAATGACAAACAACAGGGGCGAGATAATCGGTTCGGTATACGTTTTCAGAGACATCACCGACCGTATGAAGATGGAGCAGGAGCTTATCAGCCGCAAAAAGATGCTGGAGGATATCAACAAAAGCCTCGAAAAGCGTGTTCAGGAAGAGACCGAGAAACGCCGCAAGAACGAACAGATGCTTTTCGAACAGGCAAAGTTCGCCGCAATGGGGCAGATGATAAGCGCAATAGCCCACCAGTGGCGTCAGCCGCTCAACGCACTTGCACTTTATGTTCAGGACATCGAGGACGCCCACGACTCCGGCGAGGTGGACAGAAACTATCTGGTCAGCTTCGCTTCAAACGCAATGCGGCTCATCGACCACATGTCATCGACAATTGACGACTTCCGCAACTTCTTCCACTCGGCAAACTCCACCGAAAAAGTTGACGTGCCCTCTGTCATCCTCGAATCCCTCTCTCTGGTGACAACCCAGATGCGCAGCCAGATGATAAACTACAAGGTGCAGATAAAGTCCGGGGACAAGGAACAGATATACGAAAACAGGATACCCGAGGACTACACTCCCATAAACGATATCACGCTGAACATCTTCTCCAGCGAGCTGAAACAGGTGCTTCTGAACATCTTCCAGAATGCGAAGGATGCCATTATCGACCACAGGAAGTCCACGGGCGAGAAGGTGGGCAACCTGATAATAACAGTTACCTATAAATCCGACAGGCTCAAGATAGACATCGAAAATGACGGCGGAAATATTCCCGAAGATACTTTAAGCCGGATATTCGACCCCTATTTTACGACAAAACCCGAGGGAGAAGGCACGGGCATAGGACTTTATATGTCTAAAATTATCATTGAAGACCATATGGATGGCCTTCTGGTGGCTCAGAACACCAAGACCGGCGCACTGTTCTCTATCACCCTTACGTATAACAATTGA